A genomic window from Sparus aurata chromosome 4, fSpaAur1.1, whole genome shotgun sequence includes:
- the LOC115580550 gene encoding fibulin-2 isoform X3, giving the protein MRVGAQMGLLAALVALLFFYTPVHGAEGCSGFRHLENGQTFFRYGGLLVIFRCRPGYKLHGYKTNSCVSGRWSRDTPVCVGSGCSNPGPLTHGSINMNEDGSWSVFSCNTGFWLHGPSMLYCKGHTWNSTKPVCKESDMMSSNTLQTLQSAVALKTQQQSHYDTLVHTASKEANLKFVSMSHMPSQMSRSERVKVTNPKIPLQQHIQFPGLKTKDEALTTHNEAQEANAAQGGEAGAGKDGSEGEASREEAERVDEVKQMFGSKSHPSPTISSALSLAPGADRSTTQPPSFSAAHTPAVTAVTSTAGKHSVPLVFGPTSPLSVSTQDDATPSEVVPGSSQTAGEHQPAETSSLYPSFSQAGSGDDEEPTETSTHTSSTPAYFVSTSSPSPASSALSLSTPLPSFSALTSVSTSSAQSNTKPQLPRVTFPSNTSTTAEPRSHWPEHHNITMNATSRPSLLPLSLSRRPVCPYPPVPAHGTFYFRNVENPGPGEYRHYIQYACYPGYTLAHGDVHSYCQQGGTWSGVTPVCRELTPCSVNNGGCSQLCSHSQHYNQSSNQNQTRTGCRCRPGFTLLDDGRTCRDIDECAGNQGLGPCMEQCHNSPGSYRCSCSYGHILAGDGHSCIAECPPGFRKQPTMPSENSTAPALREECVDINECLEEKCEWQCVNLPGSHHCICPKGYTLQRDGRHCKDINECSRKNGGCSHHCVNQKGGHKCACPASHRLSPYSWKKCLPRTTANSAG; this is encoded by the exons ATGAGGGTGGGTGCTCAGATGGGGCTCCTGGCAGCACTGGTCGCTCTGCTCTTCTTCTACACTCCAG TGCATGGAGCTGAGGGATGCAGTGGTTTTAGACACCTGGAGAACGGGCAGACGTTTTTCCGTTACGGAGGACTGCTGGTGATCTTCCGCTGTCGTCCCGGCTACAAGCTCCATGGATACAAAACCAACAGCTGTGTGTCTGGACGCTGGTCCCGGGACACCCCGGTCTGTGTTG GCTCCGGCTGCTCCAACCCAGGTCCACTCACCCACGGATCGATCAACATGAATGAGGATGGCTCCTGGTCGGTGTTTAGCTGTAATACTGGCTTTTGGCTACACGGGCCCTCAATGTTATACTGTAAGGGCCACACCTGGAACAGCACAAAGCCTGTATGCAAAG AATCTGACATGATGAGCTCGAACACACTCCAGACCCTCCAGTCTGCCGTAGCGCTGAAGACCCAACAACAATCCCACTACGACACCCTCGTGCACACTGCCTCCAAGGAAGCCAACCTTAAATTTGTCTCGATGTCTCATATGCCATCTCAAATGTCTCGCAGTGAGAGAGTTAAAGTGACTAACCCCAAAATCCCCCTGCAGCAGCATATTCAATTTCCCGGTCTTAAAACCAAAGATGAGGCCCTGACGACTCACAATGAGGCTCAGGAGGCAAACGCAGCACAAGGAGGAGAAGCGGGAGCAGGGAAAGACGGCTCAGAGGGAGAAGCTTCACGTGAGGAAGCAGAAAGGGTGGACGAAGTTAAACAAATGTTTGGCTCTAAATCACATCCATCTCCCACCATCTCATCTGCCTTATCATTGGCGCCAGGAGCCGATCGATCAACGACTCAACCACCTTCATTTTCAGCAGCCCATACACCTGCTGTCACCGCTGTCACGAGTACTGCTGGCAAACATTCTGTCCCACTTGTGTTTGGACCGACGTCTCCACTCTCTGTCTCAACCCAGGATGATGCGACTCCCTCTGAAGTAGTTCCAGGCTCCTCACAAACTGCAGGCGAACACCAACCGGCTGAAACTAGCTCCCTGTATCCTTCCTTCTCTCAGGCTGGTTCAGGAGACGATGAGGAGCCCACAGAGACTTCAACCCACACTTCATCTACTCCTGCTTATTTCGTTTCCACCAGTTCTCCCTCACCTGCTTCCTCTGCACTCTCCTTATCGactcctcttccctccttttCTGCTCTGACTTCCGTAAGTACCAGCTCAGCCCAGTCCAATACGAAACCCCAGCTGCCTCGTGTCACCTTTCCTTCAAACACCTCCACCACAGCTGAGCCCAGATCTCACTGGCCTGAACATCACAACATCACGATGAACGCCACCTCCAGAccctctctgctgcctctgagCCTCAGCAGACGCCCAGTGTGCCCGTACCCACCTGTGCCTGCTCACGGGACCTTCTACTTCCGTAATGTAGAGAATCCAGGTCCCGGAGAGTACAGGCATTACATACAGTACGCCTGCTACCCGGGCTATACACTGGCTCACGGAGACGTGCACAGCTACTGCCAGCAGGGGGGGACCTGGAGCGGAGTCACACCTGTTTGTCGGG AGTTGACACCATGTTCAGTTAACAACGGAGGCTGTTCCCAGCTGTGCTCTCACTCCCAGCACTACAACCAGAGCTCCAACCAGAACCAGACGAGGACCGGGTGCCGCTGCAGACCTGGATTCACTCTGCTGGATGACGGAAGAACGTGTCGCG ATATAGATGAGTGTGCTGGTAATCAGGGGCTCGGGCCATGCATGGAGCAGTGCCACAACTCACCAGGATCCTACCGATGCTCCTGCTCGTATGGACACATCTTAGCTGGAGACGGTCACAGCTGCATCGCCGAGTGTCCACCTGGGTTCAGGAAGCAGCCAACAATGCCATCTGAGAATTCAACTGCACCAGCTCTCAGGGAGGAGTGTGTAG ATATAAATGAGTGCCTGGAGGAAAAATGTGAGTGGCAGTGTGTCAACCTGCCAGGCTCGCACCACTGCATATGCCCCAAAGGATACACACTGCAGAGAGACGGGCGACACTGCAAGG ACATAAATGAGTGCAGTCGGAAGAATGGAGGATGTTCCCACCACTGCGTGAACCAGAAAGGTGGACATAAATGTGCCTGTCCAGCATCCCATCGCCTTTCCCCCTACAGCTGGAAGAAATGTCTACCAAGGACAACAGCGAACTCTGCTGGCTGA
- the LOC115580550 gene encoding fibulin-2 isoform X1 has product MRVGAQMGLLAALVALLFFYTPVHGAEGCSGFRHLENGQTFFRYGGLLVIFRCRPGYKLHGYKTNSCVSGRWSRDTPVCVGSGCSNPGPLTHGSINMNEDGSWSVFSCNTGFWLHGPSMLYCKGHTWNSTKPVCKESDMMSSNTLQTLQSAVALKTQQQSHYDTLVHTASKEANLKFVSMSHMPSQMSRSERVKVTNPKIPLQQHIQFPGLKTKDEALTTHNEAQEANAAQGGEAGAGKDGSEGEASREEAERVDEVKQMFGSKSHPSPTISSALSLAPGADRSTTQPPSFSAAHTPAVTAVTSTAGKHSVPLVFGPTSPLSVSTQDDATPSEVVPGSSQTAGEHQPAETSSLYPSFSQAGSGDDEEPTETSTHTSSTPAYFVSTSSPSPASSALSLSTPLPSFSALTSVSTSSAQSNTKPQLPRVTFPSNTSTTAEPRSHWPEHHNITMNATSRPSLLPLSLSRRPVCPYPPVPAHGTFYFRNVENPGPGEYRHYIQYACYPGYTLAHGDVHSYCQQGGTWSGVTPVCRELTPCSVNNGGCSQLCSHSQHYNQSSNQNQTRTGCRCRPGFTLLDDGRTCRDLDECVEGQHQCQQRCINTFGSFQCSCVDGYQPAHDQTSCTVFSSTSFTIFPDVDECLLPAAVTGCVFGCVNTPGSFHCQCPAGYSLLSADSHCQDIDECAGNQGLGPCMEQCHNSPGSYRCSCSYGHILAGDGHSCIAECPPGFRKQPTMPSENSTAPALREECVDINECLEEKCEWQCVNLPGSHHCICPKGYTLQRDGRHCKDINECSRKNGGCSHHCVNQKGGHKCACPASHRLSPYSWKKCLPRTTANSAG; this is encoded by the exons ATGAGGGTGGGTGCTCAGATGGGGCTCCTGGCAGCACTGGTCGCTCTGCTCTTCTTCTACACTCCAG TGCATGGAGCTGAGGGATGCAGTGGTTTTAGACACCTGGAGAACGGGCAGACGTTTTTCCGTTACGGAGGACTGCTGGTGATCTTCCGCTGTCGTCCCGGCTACAAGCTCCATGGATACAAAACCAACAGCTGTGTGTCTGGACGCTGGTCCCGGGACACCCCGGTCTGTGTTG GCTCCGGCTGCTCCAACCCAGGTCCACTCACCCACGGATCGATCAACATGAATGAGGATGGCTCCTGGTCGGTGTTTAGCTGTAATACTGGCTTTTGGCTACACGGGCCCTCAATGTTATACTGTAAGGGCCACACCTGGAACAGCACAAAGCCTGTATGCAAAG AATCTGACATGATGAGCTCGAACACACTCCAGACCCTCCAGTCTGCCGTAGCGCTGAAGACCCAACAACAATCCCACTACGACACCCTCGTGCACACTGCCTCCAAGGAAGCCAACCTTAAATTTGTCTCGATGTCTCATATGCCATCTCAAATGTCTCGCAGTGAGAGAGTTAAAGTGACTAACCCCAAAATCCCCCTGCAGCAGCATATTCAATTTCCCGGTCTTAAAACCAAAGATGAGGCCCTGACGACTCACAATGAGGCTCAGGAGGCAAACGCAGCACAAGGAGGAGAAGCGGGAGCAGGGAAAGACGGCTCAGAGGGAGAAGCTTCACGTGAGGAAGCAGAAAGGGTGGACGAAGTTAAACAAATGTTTGGCTCTAAATCACATCCATCTCCCACCATCTCATCTGCCTTATCATTGGCGCCAGGAGCCGATCGATCAACGACTCAACCACCTTCATTTTCAGCAGCCCATACACCTGCTGTCACCGCTGTCACGAGTACTGCTGGCAAACATTCTGTCCCACTTGTGTTTGGACCGACGTCTCCACTCTCTGTCTCAACCCAGGATGATGCGACTCCCTCTGAAGTAGTTCCAGGCTCCTCACAAACTGCAGGCGAACACCAACCGGCTGAAACTAGCTCCCTGTATCCTTCCTTCTCTCAGGCTGGTTCAGGAGACGATGAGGAGCCCACAGAGACTTCAACCCACACTTCATCTACTCCTGCTTATTTCGTTTCCACCAGTTCTCCCTCACCTGCTTCCTCTGCACTCTCCTTATCGactcctcttccctccttttCTGCTCTGACTTCCGTAAGTACCAGCTCAGCCCAGTCCAATACGAAACCCCAGCTGCCTCGTGTCACCTTTCCTTCAAACACCTCCACCACAGCTGAGCCCAGATCTCACTGGCCTGAACATCACAACATCACGATGAACGCCACCTCCAGAccctctctgctgcctctgagCCTCAGCAGACGCCCAGTGTGCCCGTACCCACCTGTGCCTGCTCACGGGACCTTCTACTTCCGTAATGTAGAGAATCCAGGTCCCGGAGAGTACAGGCATTACATACAGTACGCCTGCTACCCGGGCTATACACTGGCTCACGGAGACGTGCACAGCTACTGCCAGCAGGGGGGGACCTGGAGCGGAGTCACACCTGTTTGTCGGG AGTTGACACCATGTTCAGTTAACAACGGAGGCTGTTCCCAGCTGTGCTCTCACTCCCAGCACTACAACCAGAGCTCCAACCAGAACCAGACGAGGACCGGGTGCCGCTGCAGACCTGGATTCACTCTGCTGGATGACGGAAGAACGTGTCGCG ATCTAGACGAGTGTGTGGAGGGGCAGCATCAGTGTCAGCAGAGGTGCATCAACACGTTCGGTTCCTTTCAGTGCAGCTGTGTTGACGGATATCAACCAGCTCACGATCAGACCTCCTGcacag TGTTTTCGTCTACGTCATTCACCATCTTTCCAGATGTGGACGAGTGCCTGCTGCCTGCAGCTGTAACAGGCTGCGTGTTCGGTTGTGTTAACACTCCCGGGAGCTTCCACTGCCAGTGTCCTGCTGGCTACAGCCTTCTGTCTGCAGACAGCCACTGCCAAG ATATAGATGAGTGTGCTGGTAATCAGGGGCTCGGGCCATGCATGGAGCAGTGCCACAACTCACCAGGATCCTACCGATGCTCCTGCTCGTATGGACACATCTTAGCTGGAGACGGTCACAGCTGCATCGCCGAGTGTCCACCTGGGTTCAGGAAGCAGCCAACAATGCCATCTGAGAATTCAACTGCACCAGCTCTCAGGGAGGAGTGTGTAG ATATAAATGAGTGCCTGGAGGAAAAATGTGAGTGGCAGTGTGTCAACCTGCCAGGCTCGCACCACTGCATATGCCCCAAAGGATACACACTGCAGAGAGACGGGCGACACTGCAAGG ACATAAATGAGTGCAGTCGGAAGAATGGAGGATGTTCCCACCACTGCGTGAACCAGAAAGGTGGACATAAATGTGCCTGTCCAGCATCCCATCGCCTTTCCCCCTACAGCTGGAAGAAATGTCTACCAAGGACAACAGCGAACTCTGCTGGCTGA
- the LOC115580550 gene encoding fibulin-2 isoform X2 encodes MRVGAQMGLLAALVALLFFYTPVHGAEGCSGFRHLENGQTFFRYGGLLVIFRCRPGYKLHGYKTNSCVSGRWSRDTPVCVGSGCSNPGPLTHGSINMNEDGSWSVFSCNTGFWLHGPSMLYCKGHTWNSTKPVCKESDMMSSNTLQTLQSAVALKTQQQSHYDTLVHTASKEANLKFVSMSHMPSQMSRSERVKVTNPKIPLQQHIQFPGLKTKDEALTTHNEAQEANAAQGGEAGAGKDGSEGEASREEAERVDEVKQMFGSKSHPSPTISSALSLAPGADRSTTQPPSFSAAHTPAVTAVTSTAGKHSVPLVFGPTSPLSVSTQDDATPSEVVPGSSQTAGEHQPAETSSLYPSFSQAGSGDDEEPTETSTHTSSTPAYFVSTSSPSPASSALSLSTPLPSFSALTSVSTSSAQSNTKPQLPRVTFPSNTSTTAEPRSHWPEHHNITMNATSRPSLLPLSLSRRPVCPYPPVPAHGTFYFRNVENPGPGEYRHYIQYACYPGYTLAHGDVHSYCQQGGTWSGVTPVCRELTPCSVNNGGCSQLCSHSQHYNQSSNQNQTRTGCRCRPGFTLLDDGRTCRDLDECVEGQHQCQQRCINTFGSFQCSCVDGYQPAHDQTSCTDVDECLLPAAVTGCVFGCVNTPGSFHCQCPAGYSLLSADSHCQDIDECAGNQGLGPCMEQCHNSPGSYRCSCSYGHILAGDGHSCIAECPPGFRKQPTMPSENSTAPALREECVDINECLEEKCEWQCVNLPGSHHCICPKGYTLQRDGRHCKDINECSRKNGGCSHHCVNQKGGHKCACPASHRLSPYSWKKCLPRTTANSAG; translated from the exons ATGAGGGTGGGTGCTCAGATGGGGCTCCTGGCAGCACTGGTCGCTCTGCTCTTCTTCTACACTCCAG TGCATGGAGCTGAGGGATGCAGTGGTTTTAGACACCTGGAGAACGGGCAGACGTTTTTCCGTTACGGAGGACTGCTGGTGATCTTCCGCTGTCGTCCCGGCTACAAGCTCCATGGATACAAAACCAACAGCTGTGTGTCTGGACGCTGGTCCCGGGACACCCCGGTCTGTGTTG GCTCCGGCTGCTCCAACCCAGGTCCACTCACCCACGGATCGATCAACATGAATGAGGATGGCTCCTGGTCGGTGTTTAGCTGTAATACTGGCTTTTGGCTACACGGGCCCTCAATGTTATACTGTAAGGGCCACACCTGGAACAGCACAAAGCCTGTATGCAAAG AATCTGACATGATGAGCTCGAACACACTCCAGACCCTCCAGTCTGCCGTAGCGCTGAAGACCCAACAACAATCCCACTACGACACCCTCGTGCACACTGCCTCCAAGGAAGCCAACCTTAAATTTGTCTCGATGTCTCATATGCCATCTCAAATGTCTCGCAGTGAGAGAGTTAAAGTGACTAACCCCAAAATCCCCCTGCAGCAGCATATTCAATTTCCCGGTCTTAAAACCAAAGATGAGGCCCTGACGACTCACAATGAGGCTCAGGAGGCAAACGCAGCACAAGGAGGAGAAGCGGGAGCAGGGAAAGACGGCTCAGAGGGAGAAGCTTCACGTGAGGAAGCAGAAAGGGTGGACGAAGTTAAACAAATGTTTGGCTCTAAATCACATCCATCTCCCACCATCTCATCTGCCTTATCATTGGCGCCAGGAGCCGATCGATCAACGACTCAACCACCTTCATTTTCAGCAGCCCATACACCTGCTGTCACCGCTGTCACGAGTACTGCTGGCAAACATTCTGTCCCACTTGTGTTTGGACCGACGTCTCCACTCTCTGTCTCAACCCAGGATGATGCGACTCCCTCTGAAGTAGTTCCAGGCTCCTCACAAACTGCAGGCGAACACCAACCGGCTGAAACTAGCTCCCTGTATCCTTCCTTCTCTCAGGCTGGTTCAGGAGACGATGAGGAGCCCACAGAGACTTCAACCCACACTTCATCTACTCCTGCTTATTTCGTTTCCACCAGTTCTCCCTCACCTGCTTCCTCTGCACTCTCCTTATCGactcctcttccctccttttCTGCTCTGACTTCCGTAAGTACCAGCTCAGCCCAGTCCAATACGAAACCCCAGCTGCCTCGTGTCACCTTTCCTTCAAACACCTCCACCACAGCTGAGCCCAGATCTCACTGGCCTGAACATCACAACATCACGATGAACGCCACCTCCAGAccctctctgctgcctctgagCCTCAGCAGACGCCCAGTGTGCCCGTACCCACCTGTGCCTGCTCACGGGACCTTCTACTTCCGTAATGTAGAGAATCCAGGTCCCGGAGAGTACAGGCATTACATACAGTACGCCTGCTACCCGGGCTATACACTGGCTCACGGAGACGTGCACAGCTACTGCCAGCAGGGGGGGACCTGGAGCGGAGTCACACCTGTTTGTCGGG AGTTGACACCATGTTCAGTTAACAACGGAGGCTGTTCCCAGCTGTGCTCTCACTCCCAGCACTACAACCAGAGCTCCAACCAGAACCAGACGAGGACCGGGTGCCGCTGCAGACCTGGATTCACTCTGCTGGATGACGGAAGAACGTGTCGCG ATCTAGACGAGTGTGTGGAGGGGCAGCATCAGTGTCAGCAGAGGTGCATCAACACGTTCGGTTCCTTTCAGTGCAGCTGTGTTGACGGATATCAACCAGCTCACGATCAGACCTCCTGcacag ATGTGGACGAGTGCCTGCTGCCTGCAGCTGTAACAGGCTGCGTGTTCGGTTGTGTTAACACTCCCGGGAGCTTCCACTGCCAGTGTCCTGCTGGCTACAGCCTTCTGTCTGCAGACAGCCACTGCCAAG ATATAGATGAGTGTGCTGGTAATCAGGGGCTCGGGCCATGCATGGAGCAGTGCCACAACTCACCAGGATCCTACCGATGCTCCTGCTCGTATGGACACATCTTAGCTGGAGACGGTCACAGCTGCATCGCCGAGTGTCCACCTGGGTTCAGGAAGCAGCCAACAATGCCATCTGAGAATTCAACTGCACCAGCTCTCAGGGAGGAGTGTGTAG ATATAAATGAGTGCCTGGAGGAAAAATGTGAGTGGCAGTGTGTCAACCTGCCAGGCTCGCACCACTGCATATGCCCCAAAGGATACACACTGCAGAGAGACGGGCGACACTGCAAGG ACATAAATGAGTGCAGTCGGAAGAATGGAGGATGTTCCCACCACTGCGTGAACCAGAAAGGTGGACATAAATGTGCCTGTCCAGCATCCCATCGCCTTTCCCCCTACAGCTGGAAGAAATGTCTACCAAGGACAACAGCGAACTCTGCTGGCTGA